From the genome of Niabella agricola, one region includes:
- a CDS encoding MbnP family protein, with product MTLFFFLASCSKDPVEPKYDQNKLAPLSVEFDNIVGGQKLVLNTGSYTNALGQQYNIQLLQYFISNIQVKKADGTIYAVNPDSSYFLIRQDDPATKFARVKVPEGNYTALIFTLGVDSLRSTMDISKRTGVLDPGAGGHDGMYWGWNSGYIFFKMEGIAPDAPADPTGQHKFRYHIGGFGGYSAPTINNIKMISIDLTARGIAQVRTGRSTNIHLMVDVSKALSGATNVSFATNPQVMFSDYSVNIANNYAKMFVHDHTEN from the coding sequence ATGACGCTGTTCTTTTTCCTGGCTTCCTGTTCCAAGGACCCGGTGGAGCCCAAGTACGATCAAAATAAGCTGGCACCGCTTTCGGTGGAATTTGATAACATTGTTGGCGGACAAAAACTGGTATTAAATACCGGTTCCTATACCAACGCGCTGGGACAGCAATACAATATCCAGTTGCTCCAGTATTTTATCAGCAATATCCAGGTAAAAAAAGCAGACGGAACCATCTATGCGGTAAATCCGGACAGCAGCTATTTCCTGATCCGCCAGGATGATCCGGCAACAAAATTTGCCCGGGTAAAAGTACCTGAGGGCAATTATACTGCGCTCATTTTTACGTTGGGCGTCGACAGCCTGCGCAGCACTATGGACATCAGCAAACGCACGGGCGTACTGGATCCGGGCGCCGGCGGTCACGATGGCATGTACTGGGGCTGGAACAGCGGATACATCTTCTTTAAAATGGAGGGCATCGCACCTGATGCGCCGGCAGATCCGACCGGTCAGCATAAGTTCCGGTATCATATTGGCGGCTTTGGCGGTTACAGTGCACCAACGATCAATAATATTAAAATGATCTCCATCGACCTTACGGCAAGAGGGATTGCGCAGGTGCGTACCGGCCGTTCCACCAATATTCACCTGATGGTAGATGTATCAAAAGCATTGAGCGGCGCTACCAATGTAAGTTTTGCCACCAATCCCCAGGTCATGTTTAGCGACTACAGTGTAAATATCGCTAACAATTATGCGAAGATGTTTGTGCATGATCATACTGAAAATTAA
- a CDS encoding NAD(P)-dependent alcohol dehydrogenase — protein sequence MINAKGYAAHSKTEALQPWDFERREVGTNDVLIDILYCGICHSDIHQVRSEWGPAIYPLVPGHEIVGRITAVGTNVSQFKVGELAGIGCMVNSCQHCDSCNHGQEQFCDNKQTVWTYNSRDKDGSVTYGGYSNKIVCDQHFVLHVSDKLDLKGVAPLLCAGITTYSPLRKWKVGKGHKVGVLGLGGLGHMAVKFAVSFGAEVTMLSTSPSKEADAKRLGAHKFVLTKDPEQVKSLDRYFDFIIDTVSAPHDYNMYLQMLKTNGVQICVGLPPEPLSIAGGSLMRGNRVLTASSIGGIPETQEMLDYCAEHNIVSDIELIDIKDVNTAYERVLKSDVKYRFVIDLATL from the coding sequence ATGATAAACGCAAAAGGATATGCCGCCCACAGTAAAACAGAAGCCCTTCAGCCCTGGGATTTTGAGCGCCGGGAAGTAGGGACAAACGATGTATTGATCGATATCTTATATTGTGGCATCTGCCATTCCGATATCCACCAGGTGCGCAGTGAGTGGGGACCTGCTATTTATCCCCTCGTACCGGGACATGAGATTGTTGGTCGCATTACAGCGGTAGGAACCAATGTATCCCAATTCAAGGTAGGCGAACTGGCCGGCATTGGCTGTATGGTTAACTCCTGCCAGCATTGCGATAGCTGCAATCATGGACAGGAGCAGTTTTGCGATAATAAGCAAACCGTATGGACCTATAACTCCAGGGACAAGGACGGTTCTGTAACCTATGGAGGTTATTCCAATAAGATTGTTTGCGACCAGCATTTTGTATTGCATGTTTCCGATAAGCTGGACCTGAAAGGAGTGGCGCCCCTGCTTTGTGCCGGCATTACGACCTACTCGCCCTTACGCAAGTGGAAGGTAGGAAAAGGGCATAAAGTAGGTGTGCTGGGTTTGGGCGGTCTGGGGCATATGGCCGTGAAATTTGCAGTTTCGTTTGGTGCGGAGGTGACCATGCTCAGCACATCACCTTCTAAGGAAGCCGATGCGAAACGGCTGGGCGCGCATAAATTTGTGCTGACAAAAGACCCTGAGCAGGTTAAAAGCCTCGATCGCTATTTTGATTTTATCATCGATACGGTTTCCGCACCACATGATTATAATATGTACCTGCAGATGCTCAAAACAAACGGGGTGCAGATCTGTGTGGGGTTACCTCCCGAGCCGTTGAGTATTGCCGGAGGTAGTTTAATGCGGGGTAACCGGGTGCTGACAGCATCTTCTATCGGCGGCATTCCCGAAACTCAGGAAATGCTGGATTATTGCGCAGAACATAATATTGTAAGTGATATTGAGCTCATCGATATAAAGGATGTAAACACCGCTTACGAACGCGTGTTAAAAAGCGATGTGAAATACCGGTTTGTGATTGACCTGGCTACACTTTAG
- a CDS encoding galactokinase: MTIGDLQKEFEKKYHKPAEHIFFCPGRVNLIGEHIDYNGGQVMPCAISLGTTLLVAKNEDRQFRFHALDFPETTTIAFSQDGYSKQGPEWFNYPLGVIHEFQKKGTGITGLDFLFSGNLPIGSGLSSSASIEVLTAFALNELFAGGLTRVDLAILGKKVENDFMGLNSGIMDQFAVAVGKEAHAVLLNTDTLEYEYLPFEIGDYVLAIINSNKPRKLVESKYNERFSECREALKRLQDKFPVQHLVEISVDDFEQNKGLLNDPVLEKRALHVIAENDRVKKAKEALTGGDIETFGKLMYASHDSLQQLYEVSGIELDAIVDFCRTYKDCIGARMTGAGFGGCAIALIKKDSFDDFAEKVTTAYEEKIGYKPGVFSSVIAEGVRTLI; this comes from the coding sequence ATGACCATTGGAGATTTGCAAAAAGAATTTGAAAAAAAATACCATAAGCCGGCGGAACATATTTTCTTTTGTCCGGGGCGCGTTAACCTGATCGGGGAGCATATTGATTACAATGGTGGACAGGTAATGCCCTGCGCCATTTCTTTAGGCACCACTTTACTGGTTGCAAAAAACGAAGACCGGCAGTTCCGTTTTCATGCGCTGGACTTTCCGGAAACCACAACCATCGCTTTCAGCCAGGACGGGTATAGCAAACAGGGGCCGGAATGGTTCAACTACCCGTTGGGAGTGATCCATGAATTTCAGAAAAAGGGAACCGGGATCACCGGTCTGGATTTTTTATTTTCCGGTAACCTGCCGATTGGATCCGGACTGTCTTCCAGTGCCTCGATCGAAGTACTGACGGCTTTTGCGCTGAATGAGCTGTTCGCCGGCGGACTTACCCGGGTAGACCTGGCGATACTGGGCAAGAAAGTGGAGAATGATTTTATGGGACTCAACAGCGGTATCATGGACCAGTTTGCCGTGGCTGTAGGCAAGGAAGCTCATGCGGTTTTATTAAATACTGATACCCTGGAATATGAGTACCTGCCTTTTGAGATCGGCGACTATGTACTGGCGATTATCAATAGCAATAAACCCCGCAAACTGGTAGAGTCTAAATACAATGAACGCTTCAGCGAATGTCGCGAAGCATTGAAACGGCTTCAGGACAAATTCCCGGTGCAACATCTCGTTGAGATCAGTGTAGATGATTTTGAGCAGAACAAAGGCTTGCTAAATGATCCGGTATTGGAAAAACGCGCCCTGCATGTGATCGCAGAAAATGATCGCGTTAAAAAAGCAAAGGAAGCATTGACCGGTGGCGATATCGAAACATTTGGAAAATTGATGTATGCTTCGCATGACTCCCTGCAGCAACTGTATGAAGTATCCGGGATAGAGTTGGATGCTATTGTTGATTTTTGCAGAACCTATAAGGACTGCATTGGTGCGCGGATGACCGGTGCCGGTTTTGGTGGTTGTGCCATCGCCCTGATCAAAAAAGACAGTTTTGATGATTTTGCAGAAAAGGTAACAACAGCTTATGAGGAGAAGATCGGTTACAAACCGGGCGTGTTTTCTTCAGTGATCGCCGAAGGGGTACGTACGTTGATATAA
- a CDS encoding glycoside hydrolase family 88 protein, with amino-acid sequence MKGVLKTGIAAGLICCFLNASAQKDMRALIKKDEAFAASQYKLLMKNIPADKMPQNYDPAKDKLVASATDWWTSGFYPGTLWLIYKATRDPQILTEAKKRLVPEEPIKYYTGNHDIGFMIFCSFGNAYAITKDPHYKEVILTAAETATKRYKPGMKAIQSWNKSKKFNAPVIIDNMMNLELLEWASRNGGGKHLAEIAENHANTTLKNHFRPDGSSYHAVDYDTVTGAVLKKVTHQGYANESAWARGQAWGLYGYTMMYRFTKKPEYLAHAHKIAAFILNHPNLPKDKVPYWDFNAPDIPRAPRDVSAAAVLASALLELAQYGNPKQKTRYIADATTMIRSMSTTYKSQPGGSKGFMLTQSVGHLPGNSEVNVSLSYADYYYMEALDRYKQWVLK; translated from the coding sequence ATGAAAGGCGTTCTTAAAACGGGCATTGCTGCCGGGCTGATCTGTTGTTTTTTAAATGCAAGTGCTCAAAAAGATATGCGGGCACTGATCAAAAAAGATGAGGCTTTTGCCGCAAGCCAGTACAAACTACTGATGAAAAACATACCAGCTGATAAAATGCCCCAGAATTATGATCCTGCTAAAGATAAGCTGGTGGCATCTGCAACTGATTGGTGGACCAGTGGGTTCTATCCCGGTACGCTGTGGCTGATCTATAAGGCTACCAGGGATCCGCAGATTCTGACAGAAGCAAAAAAACGGCTGGTGCCGGAGGAGCCGATCAAATATTACACCGGTAATCATGATATTGGTTTTATGATCTTTTGCAGTTTTGGCAATGCCTATGCCATTACAAAAGACCCTCATTACAAAGAAGTGATCCTTACCGCTGCTGAAACGGCTACCAAACGCTACAAGCCAGGTATGAAGGCCATCCAGTCGTGGAATAAAAGCAAAAAATTCAATGCCCCGGTGATCATCGACAATATGATGAACCTGGAATTACTGGAATGGGCTTCCCGGAACGGGGGTGGCAAGCACCTGGCTGAAATTGCGGAAAACCATGCCAACACTACATTAAAGAATCATTTCCGCCCCGATGGCAGCAGTTATCATGCAGTGGATTATGATACAGTTACCGGCGCCGTTTTAAAAAAGGTAACGCATCAGGGATATGCCAATGAATCGGCCTGGGCACGCGGACAGGCCTGGGGGCTTTATGGATATACCATGATGTACCGCTTTACCAAAAAGCCGGAATACCTGGCGCATGCGCATAAGATCGCCGCGTTTATCCTGAACCATCCCAACCTGCCGAAGGATAAAGTGCCTTACTGGGATTTCAATGCTCCCGATATTCCCAGGGCTCCACGGGATGTTTCTGCTGCCGCAGTACTGGCTTCTGCCCTGCTGGAACTGGCGCAATACGGCAATCCAAAGCAAAAGACCCGGTATATTGCTGACGCCACCACCATGATCCGGTCGATGTCTACCACCTATAAATCGCAGCCGGGTGGCAGCAAAGGTTTTATGCTTACCCAAAGCGTGGGACACCTGCCGGGGAACTCAGAAGTAAATGTATCCCTGTCCTATGCAGATTATTATTATATGGAAGCACTGGACCGTTATAAGCAATGGGTGCTGAAATAG
- a CDS encoding cytochrome-c peroxidase, producing MNQKHIVVIGVLVAFVFACSRELPADKARTDPGVFAGFKQPGNFPASAYHFETNPVTREGFELGRKLFYEPRLSRNNTISCGSCHIQSSAFTQHGHDVSHGIDDRLGSRNAPAIMNLAWSPLLMWDGGIFDLDLQPIAPITNHEEMDETVANVVSKLQALPQYRALFKKAFGTEQISTGNLMKALSQFMVMCISSRSKYDSVMRREGRVAFTPEEAAGQTLVVQKCGGCHKEPLFTDGTFRNNGIGVGANNDQGRYAVTLQPADQYRFKVPSLRNLAYTAPYMHDGRFYTLDAVLDHYAAGVKPTPNLDPLLTANGQRGIALTDEERGQILAFLHTLNDRAFVTDKLLAEQ from the coding sequence ATGAACCAGAAACATATCGTGGTGATCGGGGTGTTGGTAGCTTTTGTATTTGCCTGTTCAAGGGAACTGCCGGCCGATAAAGCCCGGACAGATCCGGGTGTTTTTGCCGGGTTCAAACAGCCCGGCAATTTCCCCGCTTCCGCCTATCATTTTGAAACCAACCCGGTTACCAGGGAGGGCTTTGAGCTTGGGCGGAAACTCTTTTATGAGCCGCGTCTATCCCGCAATAATACCATCAGTTGCGGAAGCTGTCATATCCAGTCTTCGGCTTTTACCCAGCATGGTCATGATGTAAGCCATGGTATCGACGACCGGCTGGGAAGCCGGAATGCTCCCGCCATTATGAACCTGGCATGGAGCCCGCTCCTGATGTGGGACGGCGGCATCTTTGACCTGGATCTCCAACCCATCGCCCCCATTACCAATCACGAAGAAATGGATGAAACCGTAGCCAATGTGGTCAGCAAACTGCAGGCGCTGCCTCAGTACCGTGCACTGTTCAAAAAAGCATTCGGCACCGAACAAATCAGTACCGGCAACCTCATGAAGGCCTTGTCGCAGTTTATGGTGATGTGCATCTCCAGCCGCTCAAAATATGATAGCGTTATGCGCAGGGAAGGTAGAGTAGCCTTTACCCCTGAAGAAGCCGCAGGCCAAACACTGGTGGTGCAGAAATGCGGCGGTTGTCATAAGGAGCCGTTGTTTACCGATGGTACCTTCCGCAACAATGGTATTGGGGTTGGGGCCAATAATGACCAGGGCCGCTATGCCGTCACCCTCCAGCCGGCAGACCAATACCGCTTCAAAGTGCCCAGTCTCCGGAACCTGGCATATACCGCACCTTATATGCACGACGGCCGTTTTTATACACTGGACGCGGTGCTCGATCATTATGCAGCCGGGGTAAAGCCAACCCCCAACCTGGATCCGTTATTGACAGCAAACGGACAGCGGGGCATCGCATTAACGGATGAAGAACGTGGGCAGATTCTTGCTTTTCTGCACACGCTGAACGACCGGGCATTTGTTACGGATAAATTATTGGCAGAACAATAG
- a CDS encoding heparinase II/III domain-containing protein, with product MKPIAHMICWLLLLLGTNAFSQQNTMDRVLGKAHPRLLLTKDEEAQVKQAMDQHPDLKRAHHLLLEASDRICTAPPLEHKKIGKRLLSVSREAIRRIFFLSYAWRMTGNKKYRDVAEQQLLTISSFADWNPTHYLDVAEMTMAAAIGYDWLYNELSENSRKEIKDAILEKGIRTSFDSRYNSWLKVENNWNQVCNAGLAYGAWAIYESDPEQCSQVIRRAIESIKIPMKQYAPDGAYPEGYGYWSYGTTYNVFFLDALEQLTGSDEGLSALPGFLKTADYFQHMIAPSGLPFNYADSGPGAESNGAMFWFAKKLNRPSLAWNELQFLHTDKNKRALEGDRFLPALLVWGKQLTDANIAPPEKTFWEGAGASPVVMMRTSWTNPDALFLGFKAGSPYVNHAHMDEGAFVFEAEGVRWAMDFGMQNYESLESKGLNIWQRTQHSQRWTVFRYTNYAHSTLTFDDSLQRMEGVTAITRYGDRPEFRFAQSDLSPVYKGQVKRAVRGVALKGSAYGLIQDEIETGDEAVNMQWRMLTSANVEIKSSNEVILKKNGKTLRMQILADQPVTVKTWSTAPANDYDAPNPGTVLIGFETRLPVKSSKRFVVWLVPENHASKVDAKIVPLSDWK from the coding sequence ATGAAACCGATTGCGCATATGATCTGCTGGTTGCTGCTTCTATTGGGTACGAATGCTTTTTCGCAGCAAAACACAATGGACAGGGTGTTGGGAAAAGCACATCCGCGTCTGCTGCTTACAAAAGACGAAGAAGCGCAGGTTAAGCAGGCAATGGACCAGCACCCCGATCTGAAGCGGGCGCACCATTTGCTGCTGGAAGCATCAGACCGGATCTGTACAGCACCGCCGCTGGAACATAAGAAAATCGGGAAACGGCTGCTTTCAGTTTCAAGGGAGGCGATTCGGCGGATTTTTTTCCTTTCCTATGCCTGGCGTATGACAGGCAACAAAAAATACCGGGATGTGGCCGAACAGCAATTATTAACGATCAGTTCTTTTGCCGACTGGAATCCCACGCACTACCTGGATGTGGCCGAAATGACCATGGCGGCTGCCATCGGGTACGACTGGTTATACAACGAACTTTCCGAAAATTCGAGAAAGGAAATCAAAGATGCGATTCTCGAAAAAGGGATCCGTACCTCTTTTGATTCCAGATACAATTCCTGGCTCAAGGTGGAAAACAACTGGAACCAGGTTTGCAACGCCGGGCTGGCTTATGGTGCCTGGGCCATTTATGAATCGGATCCAGAGCAATGCAGCCAGGTGATCCGCCGTGCCATAGAATCCATCAAGATCCCGATGAAACAATATGCACCGGATGGCGCTTATCCCGAGGGCTATGGTTACTGGAGTTATGGAACTACGTATAATGTATTTTTCCTGGATGCCCTCGAGCAATTAACCGGAAGCGATGAGGGGCTAAGCGCATTGCCCGGCTTTCTGAAAACAGCGGATTATTTCCAACACATGATCGCGCCGAGTGGGTTGCCGTTTAACTATGCCGATTCCGGTCCGGGTGCTGAATCCAACGGCGCCATGTTCTGGTTTGCCAAAAAATTAAACCGGCCTTCACTGGCCTGGAATGAGCTGCAGTTCCTGCACACCGATAAAAACAAACGGGCATTGGAAGGCGACCGCTTTTTGCCTGCGCTCCTGGTTTGGGGCAAACAGCTGACTGACGCTAATATAGCGCCACCGGAAAAAACATTTTGGGAAGGGGCAGGAGCCAGCCCCGTAGTGATGATGCGTACCAGCTGGACCAACCCGGATGCGCTGTTCCTGGGCTTTAAGGCGGGGTCTCCTTACGTGAACCATGCGCATATGGATGAAGGGGCATTTGTATTTGAAGCGGAAGGTGTTCGCTGGGCCATGGATTTCGGTATGCAGAACTATGAATCGCTGGAATCCAAAGGACTGAATATCTGGCAGCGTACGCAACATTCCCAACGCTGGACCGTTTTCCGGTATACCAATTATGCACACAGCACCCTTACGTTTGATGATAGTTTGCAGCGTATGGAAGGGGTGACTGCGATTACGCGCTATGGCGACCGGCCGGAGTTTCGTTTTGCCCAGTCGGATCTGTCGCCTGTTTACAAAGGACAAGTAAAACGGGCGGTACGAGGTGTGGCACTTAAAGGCAGCGCTTATGGACTTATACAGGATGAGATCGAAACCGGCGATGAAGCCGTAAATATGCAGTGGCGTATGCTGACCTCCGCAAATGTTGAAATAAAATCATCCAATGAAGTGATATTAAAGAAGAACGGTAAAACGCTCCGGATGCAGATCCTGGCGGATCAGCCG
- a CDS encoding GSCFA domain-containing protein → MAPIQMEPLVPPIRYADKILLIGSCFTEHIGNALAEHKFTTLQNPHGILFDPASVYHSLIRYIENKPYTEADLFYLNEVWQSWHHHSRFSGTDKEAVLDQMNRALETAHQFLKQTGWIVITLGSSFSYRLNGNNPQAERTGLKVANCHRAPGQWFDKKMLEIEETVSLLDNLYHRLRIFNPEAKLLFTISPVRHLRDGVVANNRSKARLIEAVHHIVNKFDRLYYFPAYELVIDVLRDYRFYDVDLAHPNYPATEFVLEKFTESCIDEASRQLMKELRPLMIARRHKPFYPETKAHQQFLKAQYEKARRLAEQYPFLDLEEELAYFNQ, encoded by the coding sequence ATGGCCCCCATACAAATGGAACCGCTGGTTCCGCCGATCCGGTACGCGGATAAGATTTTGCTGATCGGCTCCTGTTTTACAGAACATATCGGCAATGCGTTGGCGGAGCATAAGTTTACAACGCTTCAGAATCCACATGGAATCCTGTTTGACCCTGCCAGCGTGTACCACAGCCTGATCCGCTATATAGAAAACAAGCCTTATACGGAAGCAGATCTGTTCTATCTGAACGAAGTATGGCAATCCTGGCACCATCATTCCCGCTTTTCCGGTACCGATAAGGAAGCCGTCCTCGACCAGATGAATCGCGCATTGGAAACCGCACATCAGTTCTTAAAACAAACCGGGTGGATCGTTATTACCCTGGGGTCCTCTTTTTCCTACCGGCTGAACGGTAACAATCCGCAAGCGGAGCGCACCGGGTTAAAGGTGGCCAACTGCCACCGGGCACCCGGGCAGTGGTTTGATAAGAAGATGCTTGAGATTGAAGAAACGGTTTCGCTGCTGGATAATCTGTACCACCGGCTCCGCATCTTTAATCCTGAGGCGAAGCTGTTGTTTACGATCAGCCCGGTGCGGCATTTGCGAGATGGCGTGGTGGCCAATAACCGAAGCAAGGCCCGGTTGATTGAAGCCGTACATCACATCGTCAACAAGTTCGACCGCCTGTATTATTTCCCGGCCTACGAACTGGTGATCGATGTACTTCGGGATTACCGGTTCTATGATGTGGACCTGGCACATCCCAATTATCCGGCCACAGAATTTGTACTGGAGAAATTTACGGAAAGCTGTATTGACGAGGCTTCCCGGCAACTCATGAAGGAGCTCCGGCCGTTGATGATCGCCCGGAGGCATAAACCCTTTTATCCGGAAACAAAGGCCCATCAGCAGTTCTTAAAAGCGCAGTACGAAAAAGCAAGGCGCCTGGCAGAGCAATACCCGTTTCTGGACCTGGAGGAGGAACTGGCTTATTTCAATCAATAA
- a CDS encoding transporter produces MKKQRIITGFFFLLIFTAPQPAAACDICGCGVGNDYIGILPDFHKHIFGIRYRHNSLWSHLGVGGQQTYLTTSEHYNTAEAWGGWNITEKFRVMAAVPYSINRRSNQEADLTKSGVGDVTLSAFYQLINKRDPVGNKLLVQSLWLGGGVKLATGKYNPADKSTGGESANLFQLGSGSTDFSLNGMYDLRLQDAGVNLSAHYKINTANRYDYRYGNKLNLNAQAYYKFRVASLVMIAPNAGVQYEKARTDIDNDILVTVSGGRVLMGTAGMEAAYKKIAVGANFQTPFSQNLANGIVRANNRVMVHVSIAL; encoded by the coding sequence ATGAAAAAACAAAGGATCATAACCGGCTTCTTTTTTTTGCTGATTTTCACAGCCCCTCAACCGGCCGCGGCCTGCGATATTTGCGGCTGCGGTGTTGGAAACGACTATATCGGGATTCTCCCGGATTTTCATAAGCATATCTTTGGTATCCGTTACCGGCATAATTCTCTTTGGAGTCACCTGGGGGTAGGTGGGCAACAAACCTATCTGACCACATCGGAGCATTACAATACTGCGGAAGCATGGGGTGGCTGGAATATTACGGAAAAGTTTCGTGTTATGGCGGCAGTGCCCTATAGCATCAACCGGCGCAGTAACCAGGAAGCAGATCTTACAAAAAGCGGTGTGGGCGATGTAACCCTGTCGGCATTCTATCAATTGATCAATAAGCGGGATCCCGTAGGTAATAAGCTGCTGGTGCAAAGCCTTTGGCTGGGCGGAGGAGTGAAACTGGCTACAGGAAAATACAACCCTGCGGATAAAAGCACGGGGGGGGAAAGCGCCAATCTTTTTCAGCTGGGTTCCGGCAGTACTGATTTTTCGCTGAACGGAATGTATGATCTCCGGTTGCAGGATGCAGGCGTCAATCTCAGCGCTCATTATAAGATCAACACTGCCAACAGGTATGATTACCGTTATGGAAATAAACTGAATCTCAATGCACAGGCCTATTACAAATTCCGGGTTGCCAGCCTGGTAATGATCGCTCCCAATGCGGGGGTACAATATGAAAAGGCAAGGACGGATATCGATAATGATATATTGGTGACCGTATCCGGAGGACGCGTACTGATGGGAACTGCGGGAATGGAAGCAGCGTATAAAAAAATAGCTGTAGGCGCTAATTTTCAAACCCCGTTTTCACAGAACCTGGCAAATGGTATTGTAAGGGCGAATAACCGGGTTATGGTGCATGTATCGATAGCGCTATGA
- a CDS encoding aldose epimerase family protein — protein MIEITEQLATQHPNGKNVYVFTLKNGSGTEATVTNYGAIIMSIKVRKSDGTFNDIVLGFDTPQEYWSEEYLQHYPYYGAAIGRYANRINHAAITIDNKTYSLNSTNPGYQLHGGVEGFDKKVWDKVSATDGHVVLQYVSPDGEEGFPGNLTVQIIFSLNEDNEFSYEYRATTDQPTAVNITHHSYFNLNNGKGRIDQQHLRIHASNYLEQDANYCTTGNVLPVIGTRNDFSNWRETGNIENPEQGIDISYPLDNPGIQNIAAEAWCDEEDIKLEVYTTEPLVHLYNSYGSPDIKGKSGQQYTTFSGFCFETQVHPNAINIPSFPNTVLRPGEVYQTKTTYRLTEKE, from the coding sequence ATGATTGAAATAACTGAGCAGCTTGCTACGCAGCATCCCAATGGAAAAAATGTGTATGTGTTCACCCTTAAAAACGGCTCCGGTACAGAAGCAACGGTTACGAATTACGGCGCTATTATCATGTCGATAAAAGTACGGAAATCGGATGGAACTTTTAATGATATTGTTTTAGGATTTGATACACCGCAGGAATACTGGTCGGAGGAATACCTTCAGCATTACCCTTATTACGGAGCCGCTATCGGACGCTATGCCAACCGGATCAATCATGCAGCCATTACCATTGATAACAAAACATATTCCTTAAACAGCACAAATCCTGGTTACCAGTTGCATGGTGGTGTTGAAGGTTTCGATAAAAAAGTCTGGGACAAGGTTTCTGCAACCGATGGTCATGTGGTATTGCAATATGTTAGTCCGGACGGTGAGGAAGGATTTCCCGGAAATCTCACGGTGCAGATCATTTTCTCCCTGAATGAGGACAATGAATTCAGTTATGAATACCGGGCCACAACGGATCAGCCAACCGCAGTGAACATCACCCATCACAGCTATTTTAACCTGAACAACGGGAAAGGCCGCATTGATCAACAGCACCTGCGCATCCACGCTTCGAATTACCTGGAACAGGATGCCAATTATTGCACTACAGGAAATGTGCTTCCGGTAATCGGCACAAGAAATGATTTCAGCAACTGGCGGGAAACCGGCAATATTGAAAACCCCGAGCAGGGCATCGATATCAGCTATCCGCTGGACAACCCGGGCATACAAAACATAGCAGCGGAAGCCTGGTGCGATGAAGAAGATATAAAACTTGAAGTATATACCACAGAACCGCTCGTTCACCTGTACAACAGCTATGGCTCACCCGATATCAAAGGAAAGAGCGGACAGCAATATACTACTTTCTCTGGCTTTTGTTTTGAAACACAGGTACATCCCAATGCGATCAATATTCCCTCCTTTCCCAATACGGTTTTACGTCCGGGTGAAGTATACCAGACAAAAACGACATACCGGCTTACGGAGAAGGAGTAG